The Candidatus Zixiibacteriota bacterium genome segment CCCGCCTGTCGATGTCCCCACAACCAGATCGAAGTGGTTCACTATCGTCGTTCCAAGATCGTCCTCAATGGCGGCCAAAACTGCCGCCGAGAAGATCCCTTTGATACCACCGCCATCCAGAGAGAGTATCTGAAACCTACCCCCCATACCCCAACTCCTTCAGATACGCCCTCATTTGCGCCCGCGTCTCGGCCAACTGGCGCTCCAGCTCGTCTATCTCTTTCTGCACCGCCTCGATATCGATCTCCTCCTCCTCCTCGAACGTGTCCACGTACCGGGGAATATTCAGGTTGTACTCCGCCTCCCGGATCTCCTCGATGGTCGCCCGGTACGCGTACTTTTCGACGGTCTCGTACCTCCGGTAGGATGCCACGATCTTTTCGATATCCTGATCCCGCAGCTTGTTCTGTCGCTTGCCGTCCTCGTATTCGCGGCTGGCATCGATGAACAGCACATCGGTCTTCTCCCCCCGCCCCTTGTCGAACACGAGGATCGCCGCCGGTATCCCGGTGCCGAAAAACAACTGCGCCGGCAGCCCGATCACCGCATCGAGCAGGTTTTCCTCGATCAGCTTTTGCCGGATGCGCCCTTCCGCCCCGCCGCGGAACAGCACCCCGTGCGGGACGATCACGCCAATGCGCCCTCTGCCCTCGACCGCCGACTCGATCATGTGGCTGATGAAGGCGTAATCCCCTTTGCTTTTCGGCGGGATTCCCCGGTGGAACCGGTTGTAGATATCCACCCGGGCTTCGTCGTACCCCCACTTGTCCAGCGAAAACGGCGGATTGGCCACCACGATATCGAATTTCATCAGCCGGTCTTCCTCGACCAGTTTCGGCGCGGTCAGCGAGTTGCACCACTCGATCCGGGCGCTGTCTTTGTTATGCAGGAACATGTTCATGCGGCAGAGCGCCCAGGTCGAACCGTTGTTCTCCTGCCCGAACAGCGCATAGTTGTCGTTCCCGATCTCGTTGGCCACCCGGATCAACAGCGACCCCGACCCGCACGCCGGGTCGAGTATCAGCGCCCCCGGTTTCGGGTTGACGAGCTTCGCGAGGAGGCGCGACACCTGCCGGGGGGTGTAGAACTCGCCTGCTTTCTTGCCTGCTCCGGCGGCGAATTTCTCGATCAGGTATTCGTACACGTCGCCGATCACATCGTGGTCGCTGATCACACTTGGGCGCAGGTCAAGCCGGCTGTCGTTGAAATCATCGAGCAGGTGCTTGAGCCGTCGGTTGCGCTCCTTGGCCTCCCCAAGGGCTGCCTCACTGTTGAAGCTGATGTTCCGGAAGACGTTTTCGAGCTTCGTCTTGTTGGCGTCTTCAATTGCCGCCAACGCCTTGTCAATCTCCTCGCCCACGTTGGCGGCGTTCCTTTTCTTGTACAGACTGTCGAAATCGCAGCCCTTCGGCAGGATGAAACGTTCTCGCGACAGGGCCCGCTCCACCCGGCCGGTGTCGCCCTTGTACTTCCGTTGGTATTCCTCCCGCTTGTCCTTCCACCAGTCGCTCACGTACTTGATGAAGAGCATTGTGAGGATATAGTTCTTGTACTCCGCTGGGTCGATAGCCCCGCGGAACGTATCGCATGCTTTCCAAACGATATCGTTGATTTCCTTCTGATTGACCTCTTTCGCCATAGTTGTGTCCTCTATTTGGAGTGATTACGTGCCGCTTGAAGGGTGATCCGAGACACCAGCAGAGCCCGCCGTTCCGCCAACCGCTTCTCGATCTGCCGCTCGCACCTTCCGAGCCGGTCCAGTTCGGCAATAGCCTGCTGAACAGGCATCGGCGGCACATCGACCGGAAGGTCGACCAGCGCCGACTTTGGCACCACCGGCATGTGGCTGCCCCGTCGTGCGAGGGATTCCATGAACACCTTCGCTGGAGGAGAATTGAGATACCAGGCGAGAAAGGAGGGCAGGACCTCGCCGGTGTTTGGGCGAATGATAAAAAAGTAGGCGACCGGGATCAGATTTCCCATATTCCTGCCCATGAAAACGGCCCAGTTGTCGTGCCCGCGTGACAGAAACAGGACATCTCCCGGCTGGAGCAGGAACGCGGAGGGATGCCGCGGCGGCTCAAAAGGGGTGAGCCTTTCGACCTGTAGATTCCGATCCTCATCGAAATCCTTGATCTGGACGAGCCTGAACGGGCTCCCGTTGATCGGTTTGACCCTCCCCTTGGTAGGATATCCGAGCTGGATGTCTGCAATCTCGCCAAGTTTCCGCTTCACAATCGCCTCATCAATTGTATTTCGCATACTGCAACAAAAATATCACCATTATGTTTCCATTTCGCAACAATTTTCTTTTGTATTTTCGATACTGTTTGTCGGATTTTGCGTATCCTTCTCCAGCACCCGCCGACCGGATCGACGAGCCTCTACTGGCTACCTCGTCACCTCCCCGATTCACCGTCCAATAGGTGACAATCCGATCGGCAGAAAGTGATTGCCACAATTGCCTTTACGGCGTATATTTAGGATAAGGAGGTGACACACCGGTGGGCAATGTCCGTCTGGGTATTCTGCCCCAGACCCATAGGTGGCGGGAGGTAGTCAAGCTGCTGGAGGGCGAGGGCTCTCTGACTGAGATCGCCAAGGCCAGCTTCGAGGCCGCCCTTGTCAGTTTCCGGCACATCCCCAACGATCCCGGATTCACCGAGGCTCTCACCGAGATATTCAAGTTTGCCGAATCGGCCAAGACGGTTGACTTCGTTGACAGGTTGCAGGTGGTGGGGTTTGAGGTCGGTTCGGATGCCTCCGCACTTGAGCTCCTGGCCAGCCTCCGGTCACGCATCGACAATTCTTTCCGCCGGTTCTCGAATCGTACCGACCTCCAGGAAATCGCCGTCAACAGTTTCGGCGAGTCACTCATGCGCCAGACTGCGGCCGAGCTGCCGTCGCTGCTCGCCGCCCCTCCCCGGACAGCCCAGGAAGTAGTCCGGCGTCAACTGACCGGATCGCGCTTCAAGGGCCTCATGCACGAGTTCTACTCGGTGTTCACCCGCCGCTACCTCGCGTACTACCTCAGCCGCGAGCTGGCCCGCCACGTCGGCGGCCCCGGCTCCCGCTTTCGGAGCATAGATGA includes the following:
- a CDS encoding type I restriction-modification system subunit M, with the translated sequence MAKEVNQKEINDIVWKACDTFRGAIDPAEYKNYILTMLFIKYVSDWWKDKREEYQRKYKGDTGRVERALSRERFILPKGCDFDSLYKKRNAANVGEEIDKALAAIEDANKTKLENVFRNISFNSEAALGEAKERNRRLKHLLDDFNDSRLDLRPSVISDHDVIGDVYEYLIEKFAAGAGKKAGEFYTPRQVSRLLAKLVNPKPGALILDPACGSGSLLIRVANEIGNDNYALFGQENNGSTWALCRMNMFLHNKDSARIEWCNSLTAPKLVEEDRLMKFDIVVANPPFSLDKWGYDEARVDIYNRFHRGIPPKSKGDYAFISHMIESAVEGRGRIGVIVPHGVLFRGGAEGRIRQKLIEENLLDAVIGLPAQLFFGTGIPAAILVFDKGRGEKTDVLFIDASREYEDGKRQNKLRDQDIEKIVASYRRYETVEKYAYRATIEEIREAEYNLNIPRYVDTFEEEEEIDIEAVQKEIDELERQLAETRAQMRAYLKELGYGG